From a single Aricia agestis chromosome 17, ilAriAges1.1, whole genome shotgun sequence genomic region:
- the LOC121735595 gene encoding zinc finger protein 277 yields the protein MAESDKQFFGPLTLHQKCEKAIIFKTDEPSDCPCVLCEEIFTLPAAEKPMLTHLFMKHRLVIADVNQIPDLKAYMRYWRLRFKDQNLPFFCTTMLLDSKPDGTKSKNEEYFLLSDILPEDKELRQNLIQEKLEKLLERHAFEREDKNYSRECLFCRFVSHSTRASYLNHLYEKHNFHIAKPDNLVFVDELIDLLASKLEKLQCIYCEGLFKDRNILKEHMRKKGHKRINPANKEYDKYYLVNYIGEKQTHKDNQKHSRLCYRDENDSNPDSDPEWSEWKEENGGMITCLLCDHTESEYEVMLNHMKVKHEFSFSKATKGLDFYQKVKVVNYIRRQIHLKQCLSCETKFDETTNLEKHIKEMKHWVLTKEKWDQPEYYFPTYEDDLFLCFIQDDDESWWSSDEQEVDRRNSMSDNISKEMALSVLSE from the exons atGGCAGAGAGCGATAAACAGTTTTTTGGACCCTTAACTTTGCATCAGAAATGTGAAAAAGCAATAATTTTTAAGACTGATGAACCCTCTGATTGTCCATGTGTCCTTTGTGAAGAAATTTTCACTTTACCTGCTGCTGAGAAGCCAATGCTGACACATTTGTTCATGAAACATCGTCTGGTCATCGCAGATGTAAACCAAATACCGGATCTAAAAGCTTACATGAGATATTGGAGACTTAGATTCAAAG ATCAAAACCTGCCCTTTTTCTGCACCACAATGCTATTAGACTCCAAACCGGATGGCACAAAATCCAAAAATGAGGAATACTTTTTACTGAGTGACATTCTACCAGAAGATAAAGAACTCAGACAGAACCTCATACAGGAAAAACTAGAGAAGCTTCTAGAAAGGCATGCATTCGAGCGAGAAGATAAAAATTACTCAAGGGAGTGCCTTTTCTGTAGATTTGTATCTCATTCAACTAGAGCGAGTTATTTGAATCATTTGTATGAGAAACATAATTTTCATATTGCTAAACCAGACAATCTAGTGTTCGTCGATGAACTGATAGACCTGTTAGCGTCAAAGCTTGAAAAACTCCAGTGTATATACTGCGAGGGACTGTTCAAAgacagaaatatattaaaagaaCACATGAGGAAGAAGGGGCATAAAAGAATAAATCCTGCAAACAAAGAATACGACAAGTATTATCTAGTGAATTATATTGGAGAAAAACAAACACATAAAGATAATCAGAAGCATTCGAGACTGTGTTATAGGGATGAGAACGACTCTAATCCAGATAGCGACCCAGAATGGTCGGAATGGAAGGAGGAGAATGGTGGAATGATAACATGCTTGTTATGTGATCATACGGAATCAGAGTATGAGGTTATGTTAAACCACATGAAGGTAAAACACGAGTTCTCATTTTCAAAAGCTACAAAAGGCCTAGATTTTTACCAAAAAGTCAAGGTGGTAAACTATATAAGACGACAAATACATTTAAAACAGTGTCTGTCGTGTGAAACTAAGTTTGATGAAACAACAAATTTAGAGAAACACATCAAGGAAATGAAGCATTGGGTATTGACCAAGGAAAAATGGGACCAACCCGAGTATTATTTTCCAACGTATGAAGATGATCTGTTCCTGTGTTTTATCCAAGACGATGATGAGAGCTGGTGGTCCAGCGATGAGCAAGAAGTGGACAGACGGAATAGTATGTCAGATAATATTTCTAAAGAAATGGCGTTATCTGTATTAAGTGAGTGA